From Stenotrophomonas maltophilia, a single genomic window includes:
- a CDS encoding histidine phosphatase family protein — protein MRILLARHGETPWNAEGRYQGQIDIPLSPIGEAQAQALGARLASVDITRAVASPLSRAQRTAQLALGAARADMLLTEPELQEIAHGEWEGLLASEIHEKDPSRLQAWREEPDTVLMPGGESLRLVLERSWRGLARATEGLGEHDTLLVVAHDAVNRVILCKVLGLPISRLWTFRQAPTTLNLLEGADLDSLEVVRLNDCAHHTPFFGEAKHRAL, from the coding sequence ATGCGCATCCTGCTTGCCCGCCACGGCGAAACGCCGTGGAACGCCGAAGGCCGCTACCAGGGCCAGATCGACATCCCGCTTTCGCCGATCGGTGAAGCCCAGGCCCAGGCACTGGGTGCCCGCCTGGCCTCGGTGGACATTACCCGTGCCGTCGCCTCGCCGCTGTCGCGCGCGCAGCGCACCGCGCAGCTGGCGCTTGGCGCTGCCCGCGCCGACATGCTGCTGACCGAGCCGGAGCTGCAGGAAATCGCCCACGGCGAATGGGAAGGGCTGCTGGCCAGCGAGATCCACGAGAAGGACCCGTCGCGCCTGCAGGCCTGGCGCGAGGAGCCGGACACCGTGCTGATGCCCGGCGGCGAATCGCTGCGGCTGGTGCTGGAACGCAGCTGGCGTGGCCTGGCGCGTGCCACCGAAGGTCTCGGTGAGCACGACACCCTGCTGGTGGTCGCCCATGACGCAGTCAACCGGGTGATCCTGTGCAAGGTGCTGGGCCTGCCGATCTCCCGCCTGTGGACCTTCCGCCAGGCCCCGACCACGCTCAACCTGCTTGAAGGCGCCGACCTGGACAGCCTGGAAGTGGTGCGCCTGAACGACTGCGCCCACCACACGCCGTTCTTCGGCGAAGCCAAGCATCGCGCCCTCTGA
- the purF gene encoding amidophosphoribosyltransferase, which produces MCGIVGIVGNQNVAGQLYDGLTVLQHRGQDAAGIATASGSRLRVQKATGLVRDVFDARTMSTLEGSVGIAHVRYPTAGSEGMDEAQPFYVNSPYGIALAHNGNLINTEALRQQVFEQDRRNVNTDSDSEVLLNVFAFELDAQRQLSPEAAIRAVAGVHRRCKGGYAVVSVVLGLGLVAFRDPHGIRPLVLGKRSHAEGDEYIVASESAALDVLGFQRVRDVQPGEALVITARGELFSEICAEPAEHTPCIFEYVYFARPDSMIDNVSVHKARMRMGIKLGEKILRLRPDHDIDTIIPIPDTSRDAALEISNVLGVKYREGFIKNRYIGRTFIMPGQGERVKSVRRKLNPIHLEFRNRVVLLVDDSIVRGTTSQQIVQMARDAGARKVYLASAAPPVRFPNIYGIDMPAAEELVAHNRTVEEIEAHLGCDWLIYQDLEDMEAAVSEGNPALRNFDSSCFNGHYPTGIEPGYFERIQQLRSDDAKHKRRA; this is translated from the coding sequence ATGTGTGGCATCGTCGGAATCGTCGGCAACCAGAACGTCGCCGGGCAGTTGTATGACGGCTTGACCGTCCTCCAGCACCGTGGCCAGGACGCGGCGGGTATCGCCACCGCCAGCGGCAGCCGCCTGCGCGTGCAGAAGGCCACCGGCCTGGTCCGCGATGTATTCGATGCGCGCACCATGTCGACCCTGGAAGGCAGTGTCGGCATCGCCCATGTGCGTTATCCCACCGCTGGTTCGGAAGGCATGGACGAGGCACAGCCGTTCTACGTCAATTCGCCCTACGGCATTGCGCTGGCCCACAACGGCAACCTGATCAATACCGAGGCGCTGCGCCAGCAGGTGTTCGAGCAGGACCGCCGCAACGTCAACACCGATTCGGACAGCGAAGTGCTGCTGAACGTGTTTGCGTTCGAATTGGACGCACAGCGCCAGCTCAGCCCGGAAGCCGCGATCCGCGCGGTCGCCGGCGTGCACCGCCGCTGCAAGGGCGGCTACGCGGTGGTCAGCGTGGTGCTCGGCCTGGGCCTGGTCGCCTTCCGTGACCCGCATGGCATCCGCCCGCTGGTGCTGGGCAAGCGCAGCCACGCCGAGGGCGATGAGTACATCGTCGCCTCCGAGTCGGCGGCGCTGGACGTGCTGGGCTTCCAGCGCGTGCGTGACGTGCAGCCGGGCGAAGCGCTGGTGATCACCGCGCGCGGCGAGCTGTTCTCGGAGATCTGTGCCGAGCCGGCCGAGCACACCCCGTGCATCTTCGAATACGTGTATTTCGCGCGTCCGGATTCGATGATCGACAACGTCTCGGTGCACAAGGCGCGCATGCGCATGGGCATCAAGCTGGGCGAGAAGATCCTGCGCCTGCGCCCGGACCACGACATCGACACCATCATCCCGATCCCGGATACCTCGCGCGATGCCGCGCTGGAGATCTCCAACGTGCTTGGGGTGAAGTACCGCGAAGGCTTCATCAAGAACCGCTACATCGGCCGCACCTTCATCATGCCGGGGCAGGGCGAGCGGGTGAAGTCGGTGCGCCGCAAGCTCAACCCGATCCACCTGGAGTTCCGCAACCGCGTGGTGCTGCTGGTGGACGACTCGATCGTGCGTGGTACCACCAGCCAGCAGATCGTGCAGATGGCCCGCGATGCAGGTGCACGCAAGGTCTACCTGGCCAGCGCCGCGCCGCCGGTGCGCTTCCCGAACATCTACGGCATCGACATGCCGGCCGCCGAAGAACTGGTCGCGCACAACCGCACGGTGGAAGAAATCGAAGCCCACCTGGGCTGCGACTGGCTGATCTACCAGGATCTGGAAGACATGGAAGCGGCGGTGAGCGAGGGCAACCCGGCACTGCGCAACTTCGATTCGTCCTGCTTCAACGGCCATTACCCGACCGGCATCGAACCGGGCTATTTCGAGCGCATCCAGCAGCTGCGTTCGGACGACGCCAAGCACAAGCGCCGCGCCTGA
- a CDS encoding SPOR domain-containing protein, protein MDTPLKQRLIGAIVLVALAVIFLPMLVKGPAPDSGVANVPIAAPNAPADGQFETRELPLVAPAGGATGLQTGQARPVQEAATPASPPTVDTSPAVAAGNYAVTFGAYGSKADADAVIAYLKRSQLPGFAETATINGRQAWRVRVGPYADRAQAEAARLQAVKIRADVKAEVIALDAPAANSAAVAATTAPAASSASTPAAATAPSASSNPVRSESLPPSTPTATTTPATRPEPPKPAPKPEAAKPEAKPEPKPDATASKPATAPATPAAPAASGVGFAVQLGAFGQANDANALRDKVRAAGFSAFVEQVRTEKGTLHRVRVGPVANRADAEQLKAQVAAKVGVAGMVRPHP, encoded by the coding sequence GTGGATACGCCCCTGAAACAGCGTCTGATTGGTGCCATCGTGCTGGTGGCGCTGGCCGTGATTTTCTTGCCGATGCTGGTCAAGGGGCCGGCACCTGACAGTGGTGTCGCCAATGTGCCGATCGCCGCACCCAATGCGCCGGCCGATGGCCAGTTCGAAACCCGCGAGCTGCCGCTGGTCGCGCCGGCAGGCGGCGCCACCGGGCTGCAGACCGGCCAGGCCAGGCCGGTGCAGGAGGCTGCAACGCCTGCCTCACCGCCGACCGTGGACACCTCGCCGGCGGTTGCCGCCGGCAACTATGCGGTCACCTTCGGCGCTTACGGCAGCAAGGCCGACGCCGATGCGGTGATTGCCTACCTGAAGCGCTCGCAGCTGCCGGGCTTCGCCGAGACGGCCACCATCAACGGCCGCCAGGCGTGGCGCGTGCGCGTCGGGCCGTATGCGGACCGTGCCCAGGCCGAGGCCGCGCGCCTGCAGGCGGTGAAGATCCGCGCCGACGTGAAGGCCGAAGTCATTGCCCTGGATGCGCCTGCGGCCAACAGTGCCGCCGTTGCCGCGACTACGGCCCCGGCTGCATCCAGCGCCAGCACACCGGCTGCAGCCACTGCACCGTCGGCCAGTAGCAATCCGGTGCGCAGCGAAAGCCTGCCGCCGAGCACGCCGACGGCCACCACCACTCCGGCAACCAGGCCGGAACCGCCGAAGCCGGCGCCGAAGCCCGAGGCGGCGAAGCCGGAAGCCAAACCCGAGCCGAAGCCCGATGCGACGGCCAGCAAGCCGGCGACGGCCCCGGCGACGCCGGCGGCACCGGCCGCCAGCGGCGTCGGCTTTGCCGTGCAGCTGGGCGCGTTCGGCCAGGCCAACGATGCCAACGCGCTGCGTGACAAGGTCCGCGCCGCCGGCTTCAGTGCCTTCGTCGAGCAGGTGCGCACCGAAAAGGGCACCCTGCACCGCGTCCGCGTCGGGCCGGTGGCCAACCGCGCCGATGCGGAGCAGCTCAAGGCCCAGGTCGCCGCCAAGGTCGGCGTGGCCGGCATGGTCCGACCGCACCCGTGA
- a CDS encoding S46 family peptidase → MRSNLLAFSIVASLGLVQVAHAAEGMWVPQQLPEIAGPLQKAGLKLSPEQLSNLTGDPMGAVVALGGCTASFVSPQGLVVTNHHCAYGAIQLNSTAEKNLIKDGFNAPKHSDELSAGPNARVYVLDQITDVTAQAKAAIAAAGNDPLARSRALDAFDKAQVAACEAEEGFRCRLYTFSGGNTYRLFRNMEIKDVRLVYAPPGSVGKYGGDVDNWMWPRHTGDFSFYRAYVGKDGKPAAFSADNVPYQPKHFLKFTDQPLGAGDFVMVAGYPGRTNRYALAGEFNETASWTYPTIARHYNAVLKMIDEAGKADADVKVKYAATAASMNNVAKNYAGQLEGFKRIDAAGQKQAEEAAVLAWLKKQGAAGKPALAAHAQLIKHLDASKATRERDLFVGQFNNTSAVSAAIGLYRLSIERTKPDAEREVGYQQRDLPTLEGGLKQMDRRYVAKMDQQLQTYWLDQYVALPAAQRNNDVLNTWLGGSDANAVKALVGKLSGTELGSLDARLKWFKADRAAFEASTDPAIQYAVAIMPSLLKQEEQKKIREGESLTARPLYLQALADYKKSQGEFVYPDANLSLRITFGNVMGYEPKDGVAYTPFTTLEGIVAKDTGVDPFDAPKALLDAVKAKRYGGLEDKRVGSVPVNFLSNLDITGGNSGSPVLDANGKLVGLAFDGNWESVSSNWVFDPVMTRMIAVDSRYMQWIMQEVAPAPELLKELNLAK, encoded by the coding sequence ATGCGCTCGAACCTGCTTGCATTCTCCATCGTCGCCAGCCTTGGGCTGGTCCAGGTCGCCCATGCCGCTGAAGGCATGTGGGTACCGCAGCAGCTTCCGGAAATCGCCGGCCCGCTGCAGAAAGCCGGTCTGAAGCTGTCCCCGGAGCAGCTGTCCAACCTCACCGGCGACCCGATGGGCGCCGTGGTCGCGCTTGGCGGCTGCACCGCCAGCTTCGTTTCGCCGCAGGGCCTGGTGGTCACCAACCACCACTGTGCCTACGGCGCGATCCAGCTGAATTCGACCGCCGAGAAGAACCTGATCAAGGACGGCTTCAACGCCCCGAAGCACAGCGATGAGCTGAGTGCCGGCCCGAACGCCCGTGTCTACGTGCTCGACCAGATCACCGACGTCACCGCCCAGGCCAAGGCCGCCATTGCCGCTGCCGGCAACGATCCGCTGGCCCGCAGCCGCGCGCTGGACGCCTTCGACAAGGCCCAGGTCGCCGCCTGTGAAGCCGAGGAAGGCTTCCGCTGCCGCCTGTACACCTTCTCCGGCGGCAACACCTACCGCCTGTTCCGCAACATGGAAATCAAGGACGTGCGCCTGGTCTACGCGCCCCCGGGCAGCGTCGGCAAGTACGGCGGCGACGTCGACAACTGGATGTGGCCGCGCCACACCGGCGACTTCTCGTTCTACCGCGCCTACGTCGGCAAGGACGGCAAGCCGGCGGCGTTCTCGGCCGACAACGTGCCGTACCAGCCCAAGCACTTCCTGAAGTTCACCGACCAGCCGCTGGGCGCCGGCGACTTCGTGATGGTGGCCGGCTATCCGGGCCGCACCAACCGCTACGCGCTGGCCGGTGAATTCAACGAAACCGCCAGCTGGACCTACCCGACCATCGCCAGGCACTACAACGCGGTGCTGAAGATGATCGACGAGGCCGGCAAGGCCGACGCCGACGTCAAGGTGAAGTACGCCGCCACCGCGGCCAGCATGAACAACGTGGCCAAGAACTATGCCGGCCAGCTGGAAGGCTTCAAGCGCATCGACGCCGCTGGCCAGAAGCAGGCTGAAGAAGCCGCTGTGCTGGCCTGGCTGAAGAAGCAGGGCGCCGCCGGCAAGCCGGCCCTGGCCGCACACGCGCAGCTGATCAAGCACCTGGACGCCAGCAAGGCGACCCGCGAGCGTGACCTGTTCGTCGGCCAGTTCAACAACACCTCGGCGGTCAGCGCCGCCATCGGCCTGTACCGCCTGTCGATCGAGCGCACCAAGCCGGATGCCGAGCGTGAAGTCGGCTACCAGCAGCGCGACCTGCCGACCCTGGAAGGTGGCCTGAAGCAGATGGATCGCCGCTATGTGGCGAAGATGGACCAGCAGCTGCAGACCTACTGGCTGGACCAGTACGTCGCCCTGCCGGCCGCGCAGCGCAACAACGATGTGCTGAACACCTGGCTGGGCGGCAGCGATGCCAACGCAGTCAAGGCGCTGGTGGGCAAGCTGTCGGGCACCGAGCTGGGCAGCCTGGACGCGCGCCTGAAGTGGTTCAAGGCCGACCGCGCCGCGTTTGAAGCCAGCACCGATCCGGCCATCCAGTACGCGGTGGCGATCATGCCGTCGCTGCTGAAGCAGGAAGAGCAGAAGAAGATCCGCGAAGGCGAGTCGTTGACCGCGCGCCCGCTGTACCTGCAGGCACTGGCCGACTACAAGAAGAGCCAGGGCGAGTTCGTGTACCCGGATGCCAACCTGTCGCTGCGCATCACCTTCGGCAACGTGATGGGCTATGAGCCCAAGGACGGCGTGGCCTACACCCCGTTCACCACGCTGGAGGGCATCGTCGCCAAGGACACCGGCGTGGATCCGTTTGATGCGCCCAAGGCCCTGCTCGACGCGGTCAAGGCCAAGCGCTACGGCGGCCTGGAAGACAAGCGCGTCGGCTCGGTGCCGGTGAACTTCCTGTCCAACCTGGACATCACCGGCGGCAACTCCGGCTCGCCGGTGCTGGATGCGAATGGCAAGCTGGTCGGCCTGGCCTTCGACGGCAACTGGGAATCGGTCAGCTCCAACTGGGTGTTCGATCCGGTGATGACCCGCATGATCGCGGTCGACAGCCGCTACATGCAGTGGATCATGCAGGAAGTGGCGCCGGCACCGGAGCTGCTGAAGGAACTGAACCTGGCGAAGTAA
- the folC gene encoding bifunctional tetrahydrofolate synthase/dihydrofolate synthase yields the protein MTNTPTTLADWLDYIERQHPATIDMGLERVRAVATAMGLDVPAKRTIVVGGTNGKGSTVAFIEAIARAAGWKVGAYTSPHLLRYNERVRIDGQDVDDAALVAAFNAIEAARGDITLTYFEYGTLAALRLFADAGLDLAVLEVGLGGRLDAVNIVDADVAVITTVDIDHAEWLGEDREAIGTEKAGIIRGWKPVILGETDPPSSVLARAYLVGANAIRGGSDYFYEPIDAQRWRWRDVGMRMELPTPALAGPIQLANAGAAIAALRALDKPVPRAAWAAGIAAARIAGRMQAFERDGVQIRVDVGHNPQAAGQLARALKAEVMPGRTLAVYAALQDKDAVGVVQALQDVVGEWTLAGLDGPRGQDATQLQARLAGTVAASAALAGSVEQALAQVLAQAGRGDRVLVFGSFHTAAAALHWLSGEA from the coding sequence GTGACGAACACCCCGACCACCCTGGCCGACTGGCTGGACTACATTGAACGCCAGCACCCGGCGACCATCGACATGGGCCTGGAGCGCGTGCGCGCCGTGGCCACGGCAATGGGACTGGACGTGCCGGCCAAGCGCACCATCGTGGTCGGTGGCACCAATGGCAAGGGTTCCACCGTGGCCTTCATCGAAGCCATCGCGCGTGCCGCCGGCTGGAAGGTCGGCGCGTACACCTCGCCGCACCTGCTGCGCTACAACGAGCGCGTGCGCATCGACGGCCAGGACGTGGACGATGCGGCGCTGGTCGCTGCGTTCAACGCCATTGAAGCGGCGCGCGGCGACATCACGCTGACCTATTTCGAGTACGGCACGCTGGCCGCACTGCGGCTGTTCGCCGATGCCGGACTGGATCTGGCGGTGCTGGAAGTGGGCCTGGGTGGCCGTCTCGATGCGGTCAACATCGTCGATGCCGATGTCGCGGTGATCACCACCGTCGACATCGACCATGCCGAGTGGCTGGGCGAGGATCGCGAAGCGATCGGCACCGAGAAGGCCGGCATCATCCGCGGTTGGAAGCCGGTGATCCTGGGCGAGACCGACCCGCCGTCGAGCGTGCTCGCACGTGCCTATCTGGTCGGTGCCAATGCAATCCGCGGCGGCAGCGACTACTTCTACGAGCCGATCGATGCCCAGCGCTGGCGCTGGCGTGATGTCGGCATGCGCATGGAACTGCCGACCCCGGCCCTGGCCGGCCCGATCCAGCTTGCCAATGCCGGTGCCGCCATCGCCGCGCTGCGCGCGCTGGACAAGCCGGTGCCGCGTGCCGCCTGGGCCGCCGGTATCGCCGCGGCGCGCATCGCGGGCCGGATGCAGGCGTTCGAGCGTGATGGCGTGCAGATCCGGGTCGATGTCGGCCACAACCCGCAGGCCGCGGGCCAGCTGGCGCGCGCATTGAAGGCCGAAGTGATGCCCGGGCGCACCCTGGCGGTATACGCCGCGCTGCAGGACAAGGACGCAGTGGGCGTGGTGCAGGCCCTGCAGGACGTGGTGGGCGAGTGGACCCTGGCCGGGCTCGATGGCCCGCGTGGGCAGGATGCTACCCAGCTGCAGGCACGCCTGGCCGGTACCGTGGCCGCCTCGGCAGCACTGGCCGGCAGCGTCGAGCAGGCGCTGGCACAGGTGCTGGCGCAGGCCGGGCGCGGCGACCGCGTGCTGGTGTTCGGCTCGTTCCATACCGCTGCGGCCGCCCTGCACTGGTTGAGCGGCGAAGCCTGA
- the tdh gene encoding L-threonine 3-dehydrogenase, whose amino-acid sequence MKALVKREAAKGIWLEEVPVPTPGPNEVLIKLEKTAICGTDLHIYLWDEWSQRTIKPGLTIGHEFVGRIAALGSAVTGYEIGQRVSAEGHIVCGHCRNCRGGRPHLCPNTVGIGVNVNGAFAEYMVMPASNLWPIPDQIPSELAAFFDPYGNAAHCALEFNVIGEDVLITGAGPIGIIAAGICKHIGARNVVVTDVNDFRLKLAADMGATRVVNVANQSLKDVMKELHMEGFDVGLEMSGNPRAFNDMLDCMYHGGKIAMLGIMPKGAGCDWDKIIFKGLTVQGIYGRKMYETWYKMTQLVLSGFPLGKVMTHQLPIDDFQKGFDLMEQGKAGKVVLSWN is encoded by the coding sequence ATGAAGGCCCTGGTCAAGCGCGAAGCGGCCAAGGGCATCTGGCTGGAAGAGGTTCCGGTGCCGACCCCGGGCCCGAACGAGGTCCTGATCAAGCTGGAGAAGACCGCGATCTGCGGTACCGACCTGCACATCTACCTGTGGGACGAGTGGAGCCAGCGCACCATCAAGCCGGGCCTGACCATCGGCCACGAGTTCGTCGGCCGCATCGCCGCGCTCGGCTCGGCGGTGACCGGCTATGAGATCGGCCAGCGCGTCTCGGCCGAAGGCCACATCGTCTGCGGCCACTGCCGCAACTGCCGTGGCGGCCGTCCGCACCTGTGCCCGAACACCGTCGGCATCGGCGTCAACGTCAACGGCGCCTTCGCCGAATACATGGTGATGCCGGCCAGCAACCTGTGGCCGATCCCCGACCAGATCCCGTCGGAACTGGCCGCGTTCTTCGACCCTTACGGCAACGCCGCGCACTGCGCACTGGAATTCAACGTGATCGGCGAGGACGTGCTGATCACCGGCGCAGGCCCGATCGGCATCATCGCCGCCGGCATCTGCAAGCACATCGGTGCACGCAACGTGGTGGTGACCGACGTCAATGACTTCCGCCTGAAGCTGGCCGCCGACATGGGCGCGACGCGCGTGGTCAACGTCGCCAACCAGTCGCTGAAGGACGTGATGAAGGAGCTGCACATGGAGGGCTTCGACGTGGGCCTGGAAATGAGCGGCAATCCGCGTGCGTTCAACGACATGCTCGACTGCATGTACCACGGCGGCAAGATCGCCATGCTCGGCATCATGCCCAAGGGCGCCGGCTGCGACTGGGACAAGATCATCTTCAAGGGCCTGACCGTGCAGGGCATCTACGGCCGCAAGATGTACGAGACCTGGTACAAGATGACCCAGCTGGTGCTGTCCGGCTTCCCGCTCGGCAAGGTGATGACCCACCAGCTGCCGATCGATGACTTCCAGAAGGGCTTCGACCTGATGGAACAAGGCAAGGCCGGCAAGGTCGTGCTCAGCTGGAACTGA
- a CDS encoding CvpA family protein yields the protein MIDIVLGVLIGASVLFGFIRGFVGTVVALVSWLLAGWMAFTFGNQASHWWAAPQAPGTGHYLAGYLGVFVVTVVVVGLIGLLLKAAIKLTLLGGVDRLLGGTLGLVRGLFLSSVLLLLAGFTALPGEPAWQQSQLRPVLQPAVAWMQAQLPQLDELLPQALPLDGLLPVQLPLPLAENAPSTPQVLGKPTATGDNGVLNAVVAGGGWPQPVDVEREPRPAPTLPSNIEPAPARPARPAPAAGAPPGQVRPPSL from the coding sequence GTGATCGATATCGTGCTGGGCGTGCTGATCGGCGCCTCCGTACTGTTCGGTTTCATCCGCGGCTTTGTCGGCACGGTGGTCGCGCTGGTGTCATGGTTGCTGGCCGGCTGGATGGCCTTCACCTTCGGCAATCAAGCCTCGCACTGGTGGGCGGCCCCCCAGGCACCGGGTACCGGCCACTATCTGGCCGGATACCTGGGCGTGTTCGTTGTGACCGTGGTGGTGGTGGGGCTGATCGGCCTGCTGCTGAAGGCCGCCATCAAGCTGACCCTGCTCGGCGGCGTCGACCGCCTGCTCGGCGGTACCCTGGGCCTGGTCCGCGGGCTGTTCCTGTCCAGTGTGCTGTTGCTGTTGGCCGGTTTCACGGCGCTGCCGGGCGAACCGGCCTGGCAGCAGTCGCAGCTGCGGCCCGTGCTGCAGCCGGCCGTGGCCTGGATGCAGGCCCAGCTGCCGCAACTGGACGAACTGTTGCCGCAGGCCCTGCCACTGGACGGCCTGTTGCCTGTGCAGCTGCCCTTGCCCCTGGCCGAGAATGCCCCATCTACACCGCAGGTGTTGGGCAAGCCGACGGCGACAGGCGATAATGGTGTCCTCAACGCGGTAGTGGCGGGTGGCGGATGGCCGCAGCCCGTGGACGTGGAGCGGGAGCCCCGGCCGGCCCCCACACTGCCCAGCAACATCGAGCCGGCGCCTGCGCGTCCGGCGCGGCCCGCGCCTGCTGCGGGCGCCCCCCCAGGCCAGGTACGGCCACCTTCCCTGTAA
- the kbl gene encoding glycine C-acetyltransferase → MTDASSALTRHYAEELDAIRAQGLFKSERIITSPQSAEITLDDGRKVLNFCANNYLGLADHPDLIQAAKDALDTHGFGMASVRFICGTQDLHKQLEKQIADFFGKQDTILYAACFDANGGLFEPLLGENDAIISDALNHASIIDGVRLCKAKRFRYANCDMADLEAQLQAADAAGCKTKLITTDGVFSMDGFIAPLDEITALAKKYNALVHIDECHATGFLGATGRGSAEVKGVLEKIDIITGTLGKAMGGALGGFTCASAEVIELLRQRSRPYLFSNSLPPHVVAAGIKAFEMLAAADDLRGTLAENTAYFREKMTAAGFDVKPGVHPISPVMLYDAPLAQKFAERLLEEGIYAIGFFFPVVPKGQARIRTQISAAHSREHLDRAIDAFTRIGVELGVIKG, encoded by the coding sequence ATGACCGACGCCTCCTCCGCCCTGACCCGCCACTACGCCGAGGAACTGGACGCCATCCGCGCCCAGGGCCTGTTCAAGTCCGAGCGGATCATCACCAGCCCGCAGTCGGCCGAGATCACCCTCGACGACGGCCGCAAGGTGCTGAACTTCTGTGCCAACAACTACCTGGGCCTGGCCGACCATCCGGACCTGATCCAGGCCGCCAAGGACGCATTGGATACCCACGGCTTCGGCATGGCCTCGGTGCGCTTCATCTGTGGCACCCAGGATCTGCACAAGCAGCTGGAGAAGCAGATCGCCGACTTCTTCGGCAAGCAGGACACGATCCTCTATGCCGCCTGCTTCGACGCCAACGGTGGCCTGTTCGAACCGCTGCTGGGCGAGAACGACGCGATCATCTCCGACGCGCTGAACCATGCTTCGATCATCGACGGCGTGCGCCTGTGCAAGGCCAAGCGCTTCCGTTACGCCAACTGTGACATGGCCGACCTGGAAGCCCAGCTGCAGGCCGCCGATGCCGCCGGCTGCAAGACCAAGCTGATCACCACCGATGGCGTGTTCTCGATGGACGGCTTCATCGCGCCGCTGGACGAGATCACCGCGCTGGCGAAGAAGTACAACGCGCTGGTACACATCGACGAATGCCACGCCACCGGCTTCCTCGGCGCCACCGGCCGCGGCTCGGCCGAAGTAAAGGGCGTGCTGGAGAAGATCGACATCATCACCGGCACCCTGGGCAAGGCCATGGGCGGCGCACTGGGCGGCTTCACCTGCGCCAGCGCCGAGGTGATCGAACTGCTGCGCCAGCGCTCGCGCCCCTACCTGTTCTCCAATTCGCTGCCACCGCACGTGGTCGCCGCCGGCATCAAGGCGTTCGAGATGCTGGCCGCCGCTGACGACCTGCGCGGCACGCTGGCCGAGAACACCGCCTACTTCCGCGAGAAGATGACCGCCGCCGGTTTCGACGTGAAGCCGGGCGTGCATCCGATCAGCCCGGTGATGCTGTACGACGCGCCGCTGGCGCAGAAGTTCGCCGAGCGCCTGCTCGAAGAAGGCATCTATGCGATCGGCTTCTTCTTCCCGGTGGTGCCCAAGGGCCAGGCCCGGATCCGCACCCAGATCAGTGCGGCACACAGCCGCGAGCACCTGGACCGCGCGATCGATGCCTTCACCCGCATCGGCGTCGAGCTGGGCGTGATCAAGGGCTGA
- a CDS encoding TorF family putative porin yields MKHARACLAIAAALTLAPFAASAQDNESPYSWNVTAVSDYLFRGVSQTDEKPTLQAGFTYTSPVGLYAGVWGSGVDFGPGDPNTEIDYQIGYGVDVTPRVNFDVLLNRYTYLGASSQNYNELVTTTTLDETYKLIVAYTNDQWNSGTDGWYYGVGGQWGLPQDFTLNANVGRSSFEKGLAKDYTDWNVGVSRKFGLFDVGLGYYGTDGNGRDNSGKLAHSRVLLTVAIGK; encoded by the coding sequence ATGAAGCACGCCCGTGCCTGCCTCGCCATTGCCGCCGCCCTGACCCTCGCGCCGTTCGCCGCCAGCGCCCAGGACAACGAATCGCCCTACAGCTGGAATGTCACTGCGGTGTCGGACTACCTGTTCCGCGGCGTGTCGCAGACCGACGAAAAGCCGACCCTGCAGGCGGGCTTCACCTACACCTCGCCGGTCGGCCTGTACGCCGGTGTCTGGGGCTCGGGCGTGGACTTCGGACCGGGCGACCCGAACACCGAGATCGACTACCAGATCGGCTACGGCGTGGACGTCACCCCGCGCGTCAACTTCGACGTGCTGCTGAACCGCTACACCTACCTCGGTGCCAGCAGCCAGAACTACAACGAGCTGGTCACCACCACCACGCTGGACGAGACCTACAAGCTGATCGTGGCCTACACCAACGACCAGTGGAACAGCGGTACCGACGGCTGGTACTACGGCGTCGGCGGCCAGTGGGGCCTGCCGCAGGACTTCACGCTGAACGCCAATGTCGGCCGCAGCAGCTTCGAGAAGGGCCTGGCCAAGGACTACACCGACTGGAACGTCGGCGTCAGCCGCAAGTTCGGCCTGTTCGATGTCGGCCTGGGCTACTACGGCACCGACGGCAATGGACGCGACAACTCCGGCAAGCTCGCACACAGCCGCGTGCTGCTGACCGTGGCCATCGGCAAGTAA